In Nicotiana tabacum cultivar K326 chromosome 21, ASM71507v2, whole genome shotgun sequence, one DNA window encodes the following:
- the LOC107789312 gene encoding 2-alkenal reductase (NADP(+)-dependent)-like, with translation MAEEVSNKQVILKNYVTGYPKESDMEIKNVTIKLKVPEGSNDVVVKNLYLSCDPYMRSRMRKIEGSYVESFAPGSASVLHHEAFLRIRKEHDVEVRSLTEKNDSYRLLSEKL, from the exons ATGGCAGAAGAAGTGAGCAACAAACAGGTCATTCTTAAAAACTATGTCACAGGTTACCCTAAGGAATCCGACATGGAAATCAAGAATGTCACCATTAAACTCAAAGTTCCAGAAGGTTCTAATGATGTGGTTGTGAAGAATCTTTACTTGTCTTGTGACCCTTATATGCGTAGCCGCATGAGGAAAATTGAGGGTAGCTATGTTGAATCCTTCGCTCCTGGCTCC gcttcggtgttgcatcacgaggcctTTCTTCGAATCAGGAAGGAGCATGATGTCGAGGTTCGGAGCCTCACTGAGAAGAATGACTCGTACAGGCTTCTTAGTGAAAAACTTTGA